Proteins encoded in a region of the Augochlora pura isolate Apur16 chromosome 4, APUR_v2.2.1, whole genome shotgun sequence genome:
- the LOC144468668 gene encoding uncharacterized protein LOC144468668 isoform X3, producing the protein MEERAGEPGVLMCSTLQVTRFERVYGPTMEIAVVHFSTKRSTEFSCPVKGGMKLIKKVASGIELCDIPTRGMIRLRYVQGWRGPRSVAVVPRDDWFRMLSCRTPSSVGCTCL; encoded by the exons ATGGAGGAGAGAGCGGGCGAACCCGGTGTGTTGATGTGTTCTACTCTACAAGTAACGAGATTCGAGAGAGTGTatg GCCCTACTATGGAAATAGCCGTCGTGCATTTTTCTACAAAGAGATCTACTGAATTTTCCTGCCCAGTGAAGGggggaatgaaattaattaagaaggTTGCTAGCGGAATAGAATTATGCGATATTCCTACACGAG GGATGATTCGTCTCCGCTACGTCCAGGGATGGCGAGGTCCACGTAGTGTTGCTGTCGTTCCCAGGGATGATTGGTTCCGGATGTTGAGTTGCAGGACTCCTTCCTCCGTTGGTTGTACGTGCTTGTGA
- the Atpsynf gene encoding ATP synthase, subunit F — protein sequence MSQIKIGEYPPEYNRQIHGPYDPSRYYGKPDTPLGEVKLGELSQWIGRRNMGLRPLVGLFSRGFWRWQMKYVQPLKTGVAPIFQIAIGSSIFFYIINYPRLKAHKTYKYH from the exons ATgtcacaaataaaaatcggagAATATCCTCCGGAATATAATAGACAAATACATGGCCCGTATGATCCTTCTCGATATTACGGAAAAC cCGATACACCACTTGGTGAAGTGAAACTTGGAGAGTTGTCTCAATGGATTGGACGACGTAATATGGGACTGCGTCCCCTTGTGGGTTTATTTTCACGAG GTTTTTGGCGCTGGCAAATGAAATATGTACAACCTTTGAAGACAGGTGTAGctccaatttttcaaattgctaTTGGATCATCAATCTTTTtctacataataaattatccaCGTTTGA agGCTCACAAGACATACAAGTACCACTAA